In Osmia bicornis bicornis chromosome 1, iOsmBic2.1, whole genome shotgun sequence, the following proteins share a genomic window:
- the LOC123987780 gene encoding uncharacterized protein LOC123987780: MREDAEGDAYLTDNMIERLQTAYEDTLDFLLTVQAELEAAEPPTLPTGPPIASSSLTLEHRAAKLPKLDLPTFSSQYEDWENFCDLFTTLVHNAPGLADATKLQYLKTCLKGAAADLVKDVTTMNANYVTTWQALKARFHNPRLIVYKHLRALMDMPFLKKESATELRSFADEAQRIVRALSNLQMPVDHWDVWLVYILAARLDSDSQKAWETDLSVLDRRMVLNNVSDLGNVSPLDRFPKFVDLSEFLEKRVQALSMIALNASKTEKKPSALPRPVPGSRRVSGFHSKEKGSVEAQRSREDKASTSSGVNIHTARVVSRKYMVLLATAQLMLVGPHGVQTRVRALLDQGSQSSFVSESVANLLGLQKRRVDVPLVGLGAKSAGTAHQATSFKIISLIDPLFQVETNALILSKLTSQLPARCPMELDLGMFAGLSLADPQFHITGSVDVILGADVYGQLLRSGLRSFPPSSLVAQETVLGWIVSGPVLTVGSRRAVDRGTAPLHALHCAREEDIDESLQRFWTLEELPTVTASLRPLDEACEKLFRDSHVRNSDGRFIVRLPLKSEPPAVGPETRRMALGSLMHMYRRFARDPRIASAYREFMAVYEKLGHMERVPASELDNPRAWYLPHHAVVQSTPSNWKIRVVFDASRKTREGQCLNDFLLAGPALQRDLSLILLNWRRYRFVFTADVVKMFRQIRVSRGDQDFQRIVWAPSSSETPVEYRLTTVTYGTACAPYLAIRTLLQLAEEERSHFPLGARCLESNTYVDDTFAGADELAVAVNIRQELIALLRSAGVELDKWAANHPDLLPFNMRQSGSDDSKSISFDESVKTLGVQWNPGQDEFRFTTLDFKSLSGAVTKRSVLSSIARLFDPLGWLAPITIAAKILMQDLWILKCEWDSALPVEVRDRWLEYSADKELRAMFTAASDFYKSVAATLANDGTSWTFIPPNSPHYGGLWEAGVRSVKHHLKRAIGDRPLTFEEFSTVLVEIEACLNSRPLCPLSADIEDLQALTPAHFLGVASGLVPDEPPPDVSENRLERFQLLQSIQNNFWKRWSEEYLQYLQERAKWRGPTDNFAVGQLVLVRDDRYPPSKWPLGRITEVHLGPDGLVRVVTVRTATSILKRHVARLCPLWLDKNSPKVVTEGTPT, translated from the exons ATGCGTGAGGATGCTGAAGGTGACGCTTATCTAACGGATAATATGATTGAACGGTTGCAAACTGCATACGAGGATACGCTTGACTTTCTTTTAACGGTTCAAGCAGAGCTTGAGGCTGCGGAACCGCCTACTTTACCGACCGGGCCACCGATCGCCAGCTCCTCCCTAACGCTCGAGCATCGCGCGGCTAAATTACCAAAATTAGATTTACCAACGTTTTCCAGTCAATATGAGGATTGGGAAAACTTTTGTGATTTATTCACCACGCTCGTACACAATGCCCCTGGTTTAGCTGATGCGACCAAGCTACAGTACTTGAAAACTTGTTTGAAGGGTGCCGCGGCGGATTTAGTTAAGGACGTAACAACCATGAATGCGAATTATGTGACGACGTGGCAAGCTTTAAAGGCGCGTTTTCACAATCCACGATTAATTGTTTACAAGCATTTACGGGCCCTTATGGATATgccatttttaaaaaaagaatctgcGACAGAGCTCCGTTCCTTTGCTGATGAGGCTCAGCGCATAGTTCGCGCTTTATCGAATTTACAGATGCCGGTAGATCATTGGGATGTGTGGTTAGTTTATATTTTAGCGGCGCGTTTGGATTCCGATTCCCAAAAGGCGTGGGAGACGGATTTGAGTGTGCTGGATCGTCGCATGGTTTTGAATAACGTCTCGGATTTAGGGAACGTAAGTCCGCTAGATCGATTTCCGAAATTCGTGGATCTATCTGAGTTTTTGGAAAAGCGTGTTCAGGCCCTTAGTATGATTGCTTTGAACGCTAGTAAAACTGAGAAAAAGCCTTCTGCTTTACCCAGACCGGTACCTGGCTCTCGAAGG GTTAGTGGgtttcattcgaaagagaagGGTTCGGTTGAGGCACAAAGGTCTCGCGAAGACAAGGCTTCGACGTCATCGGGCGTTAATATACACACCGCTCGTGTTGTGTCGCGTAAATATATGGTACTGTTAGCGACGGCTCAACTAATGTTGGTGGGACCGCATGGGGTGCAGACTCGTGTGCGGGCCTTGTTAGACCAAGGTTCCCAAAGTTCTTTTGTCTCCGAATCGGTCGCTAATTTGTTGGGTTTGCAGAAGCGTCGCGTCGATGTTCCATTGGTGGGCCTCGGGGCGAAGTCGGCTGGCACCGCCCATCAGGCTACgagttttaaaataatatcgcTAATTGATCCGTTGTTTCAAGTGGAAACGAATGCTCTTATTTTGTCAAAGCTCACGTCGCAGCTTCCAGCTCGATGCCCCATGGAGTTAGATCTCGGTATGTTTGCGGGATTATCTTTAGCCGATCCGCAATTTCATATTACAGGGTCCGTCGATGTTATTCTAGGCGCGGATGTTTACGGGCAGCTATTGCGTTCGGGCCTGCGGAGTTTTCCTCCTTCGTCCCTAGTTGCGCAGGAGACAGTCCTCGGTTGGATTGTCTCCGGACCTGTGCTTACGGTCGGTTCACGGCGGGCGGTCGACCGTGGGACAGCTCCGTTACACGCATTGCATTGTGCAAGGGAGGAAGACATAGACGAGTCGTTGCAGCGTTTTTGGACCCTTGAAGAATTGCCAACGGTCACCGCGTCGCTTAGACCTCTAGATGAAGCGTgcgaaaaattatttagagaTTCACATGTTCGTAATTCTGACGGTCGGTTCATTGTACGTCTTCCTTTAAAATCAGAGCCGCCAGCGGTTGGTCCGGAAACCAGACGTATGGCCTTGGGTTCACTTATGCATATGTATCGTCGGTTTGCTCGCGATCCTAGGATAGCTTCGGCTTATCGCGAATTTATGGCGGTTTATGAAAAATTGGGGCATATGGAGCGTGTTCCTGCGTCTGAACTCGATAATCCGCGTGCTTGGTATTTGCCTCATCATGCAGTCGTGCAATCGACGCCGTCGAACTGGAAGATTCGTGTAGTATTCGATGCGTCGCGGAAAACTCGCGAAGGTCAATGTTTGAACGATTTTCTTTTGGCAGGGCCGGCTCTGCAGCGCGATTTGTCGTTAATCCTGTTAAATTGGCGCCGGTATCGTTTTGTATTCACGGCGGACGTGGTTAAGATGTTTCGGCAAATTCGCGTTTCGCGTGGGGATCAAGATTTTCAAAGAATAGTGTGGGCTCCTAGCTCGTCGGAGACGCCGGTGGAATATCGTTTAACAACCGTGACTTATGGGACGGCGTGTGCTCCCTATCTCGCGATACGCACACTGCTGCAATTAGCGGAGGAGGAGAGATCGCATTTTCCTCTTGGGGCCCGGTGCCTGGAATCAAATACGTACGTGGACGACACCTTTGCGGGAGCGGACGAACTTGCAGTCGCGGTGAATATCCGACAGGAACTCATTGCCCTCTTACGGTCGGCAGGAGTTGAATTAGATAAATGGGCCGCAAATCATCCTGATCTTCTGCCTTTTAACATGCGGCAATCTGGGTCGGATGATTCGAAGTCGATCAGTTTCGATGAGTCCGTCAAAACGCTTGGAGTTCAGTGGAATCCCGGTCAGGACGAATTTCGATTCACCACTTTAGATTttaaaagtttgtctggaGCGGTGACCAAGAGGTCTGTTCTTTCAAGCATCGCTCGTTTGTTTGATCCATTAGGCTGGTTGGCTCCGATCACGATAGCTGCTAAAATTCTGATGCAGGATCTTTGGATCTTGAAGTGCGAATGGGATTCTGCTTTGCCAGTGGAAGTGCGAGACAGGTGGCTCGAATatt CCGCGGATAAAGAGTTACGGGCTATGTTTACAGCGGCTTCGGATTTTTATAAGAGTGTCGCCGCCACTCTCGCGAACGACGGAACGTCCTGGACGTTCATCCCTCCGAATTCTCCCCACTACGGAGGGTTATGGGAGGCTGGAGTCAGGTCAGTCAAACATCATTTGAAACGGGCAATCGGTGATCGGCCTTTAACTTTTGAAGAGTTTTCGACGGTTTTAGTAGAAATAGAAGCTTGCCTTAATTCGCGGCCTCTTTGTCCGTTGAGCGCGGATATTGAGGATCTGCAGGCTTTGACTCCTGCGCATTTCCTTGGAGTTGCTTCCGGATTGGTTCCTGATGAACCACCCCCCGATGTGTCAGAGAACCGTCTCGAACGTTTTCAGTTGCTTCAGTCGATTCAGAATAATTTTTGGAAACGATGGTCTGAGGAGTATCTTCAATATTTACAGGAGCGTGCAAAGTGGCGGGGGCCAACTGATAATTTCGCGGTTGGTCAGCTGGTTCTTGTACGTGACGATCGATATCCACCTTCGAAATGGCCCCTGGGGCGCATAACCGAAGTACATCTCGGACCAGATGGGTTGGTGAGAGTGGTCACGGTTCGAACGGCTACTTCCATTTTAAAACGACATGTTGCTAGGCTTTGTCCGTTGTGGTTAGATAAGAATTCACCCAAGGTTGTTACGGAAGGTACACCCACTTAA